In a single window of the Campylobacter fetus subsp. testudinum 03-427 genome:
- a CDS encoding putative membrane protein, putative permease (EamA domain), type 3 (Pfam matches to PF00892.16 EamA, and to PF00892.16 EamA), whose translation MKSNSYIFGVFITLIGGVLWGFSGACGQYLFEQKGVSSDWLVPYRLLISGIILLSVYLIKSPQIIFLPFKNPKNIPQILVYAIIGLMMTQYSYFYSIELSNAAVATVIQYTAPVFILIVVCFMDKRLPYFKELVALGFAISGVFFLATHGDFTTLVISQKALIFCFISALCVVVYNIVPKRLNKDFPISLVLGWGLIIGGVILSLYMKVWTLDGVSDLSGYLALGGVILFGTVLAFSFYMTGVGIIGASRASLIAAVEPVAAAFFTSVWLGVKFVFFDYLGFILIMLCVFILSKKG comes from the coding sequence ATGAAAAGTAATAGCTATATTTTTGGCGTTTTCATCACACTTATCGGCGGAGTTTTGTGGGGTTTTAGCGGTGCTTGTGGTCAATATCTTTTTGAACAAAAAGGAGTGAGCTCAGACTGGCTTGTTCCATATAGACTGCTTATATCTGGTATAATTTTACTATCGGTTTATCTTATAAAAAGTCCGCAAATAATCTTTCTTCCATTTAAGAATCCAAAAAATATACCGCAAATTTTAGTTTATGCAATCATAGGTCTTATGATGACGCAATATAGCTATTTTTACTCTATCGAGCTTTCAAACGCTGCAGTTGCCACTGTGATACAATATACGGCTCCGGTGTTTATCTTGATAGTAGTATGCTTTATGGATAAACGACTACCGTATTTTAAAGAGTTAGTAGCGCTTGGATTTGCCATATCTGGAGTATTTTTCTTGGCTACTCACGGGGATTTTACAACTCTTGTTATAAGCCAAAAAGCTCTTATATTTTGTTTTATAAGCGCACTTTGCGTGGTTGTTTATAACATAGTTCCAAAACGTCTTAATAAAGATTTTCCTATATCTTTGGTGCTTGGCTGGGGTCTTATCATCGGTGGGGTTATCTTGAGTTTGTATATGAAAGTTTGGACTTTAGATGGCGTTAGCGATCTTAGTGGATACTTGGCTCTTGGCGGGGTTATACTATTTGGGACGGTTTTGGCTTTTAGTTTTTATATGACAGGAGTAGGGATAATAGGAGCTAGTAGAGCAAGTCTTATAGCTGCGGTTGAACCAGTTGCTGCTGCATTTTTTACTTCTGTTTGGCTGGGAGTTAAGTTTGTATTTTTTGATTATCTCGGATTTATACTGATAATGCTTTGTGTTTTTATACTATCAAAAAAAGGCTAA
- the tpx gene encoding lipid hydroperoxide peroxidase (Pfam match to PF08534.6 Redoxin) yields the protein MSNVTFQGNPVALSGNTVNVGQVAPEVELVGKDLSTFKVGGATGKYQVLVVVPSLDTGVCAAEARKFNEKMASKSGVSISIISMDLPFAMGRFCTTEGIENLRVGSDFRGAKFGNAYGVLLKDSPLEGLLTRAVFVLDKDGVVKYKEIVSEITTEPNYEAVLHALSDGCGCH from the coding sequence ATGTCAAATGTAACATTCCAAGGTAATCCAGTAGCTTTAAGCGGAAATACTGTAAATGTAGGTCAGGTAGCACCAGAAGTTGAGTTGGTGGGCAAAGATCTTTCTACATTTAAAGTAGGCGGAGCTACAGGAAAATATCAAGTTTTAGTTGTAGTTCCTTCACTTGATACTGGAGTATGCGCTGCTGAAGCTAGAAAATTCAATGAGAAAATGGCTAGCAAAAGTGGAGTATCTATAAGCATTATATCTATGGATCTTCCATTTGCTATGGGTAGATTTTGCACTACAGAAGGTATCGAAAATTTGAGAGTGGGAAGCGATTTTAGAGGTGCTAAATTCGGTAATGCATACGGCGTACTTTTAAAAGATAGTCCGCTTGAAGGACTTCTTACAAGAGCTGTTTTTGTACTAGACAAAGACGGAGTTGTAAAATACAAAGAGATAGTTAGTGAGATAACAACAGAACCAAACTATGAAGCTGTTTTACACGCACTTAGTGATGGTTGCGGTTGCCATTAA
- a CDS encoding putative protein (RDD domain) (Pfam match to PF06271.8 RDD), producing MSQKPKAVPSSLVSRVKAFIIDMFLIAVPLLYVTTYFILDGKNDFQHNQFAIFGVWLIFGVIQSLFFAFNAQSPGYRSQNIYLVGLDGKKAGFISYMLRYIIFVTTFIFGGSLFCFFRKDKRNIQDLLTGTIVVTKR from the coding sequence ATGAGCCAAAAACCAAAAGCCGTTCCGTCTTCTCTTGTAAGCCGAGTAAAGGCTTTTATAATAGATATGTTTCTCATAGCCGTTCCACTTTTGTACGTGACTACATATTTTATTTTAGATGGCAAAAATGATTTTCAACACAACCAGTTTGCTATCTTTGGCGTTTGGTTGATTTTTGGTGTTATCCAAAGTCTATTTTTTGCATTTAATGCTCAAAGTCCAGGTTATAGATCGCAAAATATATATCTTGTGGGCTTAGACGGCAAAAAAGCTGGATTTATCTCTTATATGCTCCGCTATATTATTTTTGTAACTACTTTTATATTTGGCGGTTCGTTATTTTGTTTTTTTAGAAAAGATAAGCGCAATATCCAAGACCTACTTACGGGCACTATTGTAGTGACTAAAAGATAA
- the pyrE gene encoding orotate phosphoribosyltransferase (Pfam match to PF00156.23 Pribosyltran) — MNLEDIYREAGAYLKGHFLLSSANHSEYYLQSAKVLENPILAGKLADELFEVIKKAGVEFDSVCSPALGGILAGYELARAGKKRFIFTERVEKVMSLRRGFSVARGEKFIICEDIITTGGSALESAKIIEENGGVVVGFAALANRGFCKVANLNNEAKPSCKLPFDKPLFTLGNFEFEIYTPEECPLCKTGSKAIKPGSRGN, encoded by the coding sequence ATGAACTTAGAAGATATTTACCGTGAGGCAGGAGCGTATTTAAAGGGACATTTTTTACTTAGCAGCGCAAACCACTCTGAGTATTATTTGCAAAGCGCAAAGGTTTTAGAAAATCCTATTTTAGCTGGAAAATTAGCAGACGAGTTATTTGAAGTTATAAAAAAAGCAGGAGTAGAGTTTGACAGTGTTTGCTCTCCTGCTCTTGGAGGAATTTTAGCCGGATATGAGCTAGCACGTGCAGGTAAAAAGAGATTTATTTTTACTGAAAGAGTAGAAAAAGTAATGAGTTTAAGACGCGGATTTAGCGTTGCTAGAGGTGAAAAATTTATCATTTGTGAAGATATCATCACTACTGGTGGATCGGCGTTAGAAAGCGCTAAGATCATAGAAGAAAATGGTGGCGTGGTTGTTGGATTTGCAGCACTTGCAAATCGCGGTTTTTGCAAAGTAGCAAATTTAAATAACGAGGCAAAACCCAGCTGTAAGCTACCGTTTGATAAGCCGCTTTTTACTCTTGGAAATTTTGAGTTTGAAATTTATACTCCAGAAGAATGCCCACTTTGTAAAACCGGTAGCAAAGCTATAAAACCAGGAAGCCGCGGCAACTAA
- the frr gene encoding ribosome releasing factor (Pfam match to PF01765.15 RRF) gives MLDEIYKNQKAFSDKALEVLKRDFTTLRTGKVNINIVDHINVDYYGSPTALNQVATVLATDASTISISPWEKTMLKAISSAIQAANIGVNPNNDGDSVKLFFPPMTTEDRQKNAKEAKSMGEKAKVAIRNIRKDANDDIKKIEKDKSVSEDEIKKGYDEVQKITDSYISKIDQLVKDKEIELLKV, from the coding sequence ATGTTAGATGAAATTTATAAAAACCAAAAAGCATTTTCAGATAAAGCTTTAGAAGTTTTGAAGCGTGATTTTACCACTCTTAGAACAGGTAAAGTAAATATAAATATAGTAGATCACATAAATGTTGATTACTATGGCAGTCCTACTGCGTTAAATCAAGTAGCTACAGTGCTTGCTACTGATGCTAGTACTATATCTATTTCTCCGTGGGAAAAAACGATGCTAAAAGCTATATCTTCTGCTATTCAAGCAGCAAATATAGGGGTAAATCCAAACAATGACGGAGATAGCGTTAAGCTGTTTTTTCCTCCTATGACTACAGAAGATAGACAAAAAAATGCAAAAGAGGCAAAATCTATGGGCGAAAAAGCCAAAGTTGCCATAAGAAATATCAGAAAAGACGCAAACGATGATATCAAAAAGATAGAAAAAGATAAATCAGTTAGCGAAGATGAAATAAAAAAAGGTTATGATGAGGTTCAAAAAATCACAGATAGTTATATATCAAAGATTGATCAACTCGTTAAAGACAAAGAAATAGAGCTTTTAAAGGTTTAA
- a CDS encoding polysaccharide deacetylase (Pfam match to PF01522.17 Polysacc_deac_1), with protein MRLLLSFFLFITWMFADAHILIYHRFGDERYPSTNISLQNLREQFKYFNENGYEIVPLKTLIQKVKNSEYIPDNWLVLTVDDGYKSFYKNGFPVFKEFGYPFTLFVYVEASQKKYGDYMSFDDIKDVQNWGAEIGYHSYSHKYMTYLNESEIKYDFEKGIQIFEQNLGYKPQYFSYPYGEYNKTVTNMAKEYGLETSFNQNSGAVSASSNLDDLDRIPSMDGTNLKAMLSSRYLKADFIQPLTYPSNLILDNVVAKIDSNSTSAQLYISGLGSMRVDMNDGIVDVNISKKLTKRRVRVIINDGHKTATQMIIKDKNVR; from the coding sequence ATGCGGCTATTATTATCTTTTTTCCTGTTTATAACTTGGATGTTTGCAGACGCTCATATCTTGATCTATCATAGATTTGGCGATGAGAGATATCCAAGTACTAATATCTCTCTTCAAAATTTACGCGAACAGTTTAAATATTTTAATGAAAATGGATATGAGATAGTGCCGCTTAAAACGTTAATCCAAAAAGTCAAAAATTCAGAATATATACCGGATAATTGGTTGGTTTTAACTGTTGATGACGGATATAAAAGCTTTTATAAAAATGGATTTCCTGTATTTAAGGAATTTGGATATCCATTTACTCTTTTTGTTTATGTTGAAGCTTCTCAGAAAAAATATGGCGATTATATGAGTTTTGATGATATAAAAGATGTGCAAAACTGGGGTGCTGAGATAGGATATCATAGCTATTCGCACAAATATATGACATATTTAAACGAGTCTGAAATTAAATATGATTTTGAAAAAGGCATTCAAATTTTTGAGCAGAATTTGGGATATAAACCGCAGTATTTTAGCTATCCTTATGGCGAGTATAATAAAACCGTAACTAATATGGCAAAAGAGTATGGGCTAGAAACTAGTTTCAATCAAAACTCAGGAGCTGTATCTGCTAGTAGCAATTTAGATGATTTGGATAGAATACCGTCTATGGACGGAACAAATTTAAAAGCGATGTTGTCAAGCAGATATCTAAAAGCTGATTTCATACAGCCATTAACGTATCCATCAAATTTGATTTTAGATAATGTTGTAGCAAAAATAGATTCAAACTCTACATCTGCTCAGTTATATATAAGCGGTTTGGGATCTATGAGAGTTGATATGAATGATGGTATCGTAGATGTAAATATCTCAAAAAAGCTTACAAAAAGACGAGTTAGAGTAATAATAAATGACGGTCATAAAACAGCAACCCAAATGATTATAAAGGATAAAAATGTTAGATGA
- the secG gene encoding preprotein translocase SecYEG, SecG subunit (Pfam match to PF03840.10 SecG), whose product MSSIFLALQFILAVILTVAILLQKSSSIGLGAYSGSNESLFGAKGPAGFLAKFTFFVGLLFVLNTLALGYTYNQSLRNSVVETKEFKNMIIPETGATPAAPAAPVAPAN is encoded by the coding sequence GTGAGTTCAATATTTCTAGCCTTACAATTTATATTAGCTGTAATTTTAACTGTCGCTATTTTGCTTCAAAAAAGCTCTTCAATAGGTCTTGGCGCATATAGTGGAAGCAATGAAAGTTTATTTGGCGCTAAAGGCCCTGCTGGATTTTTAGCTAAATTTACATTTTTTGTAGGACTACTTTTTGTATTAAATACATTAGCGTTAGGTTATACTTATAATCAATCTTTAAGAAATTCCGTCGTAGAGACAAAAGAGTTTAAAAATATGATAATTCCAGAAACTGGAGCTACTCCGGCTGCGCCAGCAGCACCAGTTGCACCGGCTAACTAA
- a CDS encoding BAX inhibitor (BI)-1 like protein (UPF0005 domain) (Pfam match to PF01027.16 Bax1-I) — MSLYDRNYAKEQANYEEAGLQSARATFIKQTYQLLTASLVAATAGAYIGVDYIKTFSWMLLIVEFALLFGLMFSKKNPSLALVMLFGFTFVSGLTLGPVLNTYIGAGMGHIITQAFLMTTVAFGGLTVFAFNTKKDFSVMGKMLFITLIVIVVASLLNLFFQSAILATVVAAVGAILFSAYILYDTQMIIRGGYDSPVLAAVALYLDILNLFISLLQLLGIFSKNE; from the coding sequence ATGAGTCTTTATGATAGAAATTATGCTAAAGAGCAAGCAAATTATGAAGAAGCAGGTTTGCAAAGTGCTAGAGCCACTTTTATAAAACAAACTTATCAGCTTCTTACTGCATCTTTGGTAGCTGCAACAGCTGGAGCTTATATCGGCGTAGATTATATAAAAACTTTTAGCTGGATGCTGCTTATAGTGGAATTTGCACTTCTATTTGGGCTTATGTTTTCAAAGAAAAATCCAAGTTTGGCGTTAGTTATGCTATTTGGTTTTACGTTTGTTAGCGGTCTTACTTTAGGTCCTGTGCTAAATACTTATATCGGTGCGGGTATGGGACATATCATCACTCAAGCATTTTTGATGACTACTGTTGCTTTTGGCGGTTTGACCGTTTTTGCGTTTAATACAAAAAAAGATTTCTCTGTTATGGGAAAAATGCTATTTATAACTTTGATAGTTATAGTTGTCGCAAGTTTGTTAAATTTATTTTTTCAAAGTGCTATTTTAGCGACAGTCGTAGCTGCGGTTGGAGCTATACTTTTTAGCGCATACATACTTTATGATACTCAAATGATAATACGCGGCGGATATGACAGTCCTGTTTTAGCGGCGGTTGCTTTGTATCTTGATATATTAAATTTATTTATATCGTTGCTTCAACTTCTTGGTATATTCAGCAAAAACGAATAA
- a CDS encoding putative autotransporter serine protease (Pfam matches to PF00082.18 Peptidase_S8, and to PF03797.15 Autotransporter) translates to MEKMDKVIIFALGIFLNSYVFALEPNFEKDLDIINAKSAYEQGITGQGVFIGVFDDDFRLEHRSLNTQMLETLTFSDQTKANYWINNSHGSHVAAIALGAFNNPIMHGVAYNAKGYGMQAPLSLDVFNHIEANLDAEYKFFGDPNKNIKVINNSFGDFIFPVLHIEVADDFYELTQDEVENYIMEIMDQTNTNSSIIKLSKEKQILNIFAAGNSGISSPTTLAVLPHYDQDLNAWLAVGAIDSSKVTKLKDGSLDMSEPFAFTNFSNAFKGAAYFSILTPGEYIWSANSATTDGFIPEQGTSMAAPFATGAAALVSQKFPFLNGKQIGDLLLSTANSNVKLPKMVLKNITSNENKNLFISLIYVDNEVPTTADGSFDWAQIDKDRIEAGYSDDGIANFYKQYFKKYVPNATDEQIQKYITSKINFINDTDNIKVSSITKEELIGQGVLDIKKAMNGLALLDANRLTTSDILDYRNTGETLYYSIDTNGYNATFANDIAQRKYNPLWHYKGGEDSMYNLNVGFIKDGSGVLTLSADAYFEGNTIVKNGGLKLLRTGDKGAEIKNSNVFVEQAGTLSGNGIIYKNLYNEGSVRPGNEDLSDLIVNGTYTQNTQDASLQIDVANLAKSNSKLIANNYDIKNSKLVFIPLTDTFYDKNTKVALDLGNLKNYLNSFSTVELEKSLTLDFDISQDRESIVFKGVKNGAYDIKNSGIGASLRDIRYKLNDPNLNRQNLYKDFFKNLDTSKDISSVQNIVKSIDNQSYLSNISVLIEDQAKITQNYTLFAINNNLSNTLFAPNNDYTQNKEYFWYAAPNYKKTNGDEYKGRKVGTDFGFGTSINDNEQISLNLGASNTKNKFNESHYETDSINAGINYIYDFESFKVLSAATLGYGKNTLDLSSNPILSSSSKSNYNHFIAGAMLGLAKDFEFSNVVLTPLSYVNYNYIYQEGFDINSDIFARKVDSISHQTTSINAGLNLAYLNKNQNITTKLSSYALYEYRLSGKDIENSSKFIDFSSNGFTQKYELNEHLLTIGANLEMLYPNNFFIRFGAAGEIEKKRNSINLMTTIGKIF, encoded by the coding sequence ATGGAAAAAATGGATAAAGTAATTATATTTGCATTAGGTATATTTTTAAATAGCTATGTTTTTGCGCTTGAACCAAATTTTGAAAAAGATTTAGATATTATAAATGCAAAATCTGCTTATGAACAAGGTATAACCGGGCAAGGCGTATTTATAGGCGTATTTGATGATGATTTTAGGCTAGAACATAGAAGTTTAAATACTCAAATGTTAGAAACTCTCACTTTTAGCGATCAAACTAAAGCAAATTATTGGATTAATAATTCACACGGTTCCCACGTAGCCGCAATAGCTTTAGGAGCTTTTAATAATCCTATTATGCACGGAGTTGCTTATAATGCAAAAGGCTATGGAATGCAAGCTCCCTTATCTCTTGATGTGTTTAATCATATCGAGGCAAATTTAGATGCAGAGTACAAGTTTTTTGGAGATCCAAATAAAAATATTAAAGTTATAAATAACTCATTTGGAGATTTTATATTTCCTGTTTTGCATATTGAAGTTGCTGATGATTTTTATGAATTAACGCAAGATGAAGTTGAAAATTATATAATGGAAATAATGGATCAAACAAATACAAACTCATCAATTATCAAACTATCAAAAGAAAAACAAATTTTAAATATTTTTGCTGCTGGAAACTCTGGTATATCCTCTCCAACTACTTTGGCTGTTTTGCCTCATTATGATCAAGATCTCAATGCTTGGCTCGCTGTTGGAGCTATAGATTCATCTAAAGTTACAAAATTAAAAGATGGAAGCTTGGATATGAGCGAACCTTTTGCATTTACGAATTTTAGCAACGCTTTTAAAGGAGCGGCTTATTTTTCTATATTAACTCCTGGTGAGTACATTTGGTCTGCTAATAGTGCCACTACAGATGGTTTTATACCAGAACAAGGTACATCTATGGCTGCTCCTTTTGCGACTGGAGCAGCAGCTTTAGTATCTCAAAAATTTCCTTTTTTAAACGGCAAACAGATAGGAGATCTACTACTTAGTACAGCAAATAGTAATGTAAAACTACCAAAAATGGTCTTAAAAAATATCACAAGCAATGAAAATAAAAATTTATTTATAAGCTTAATTTACGTAGATAACGAGGTTCCTACTACAGCAGATGGTTCTTTTGATTGGGCTCAGATAGATAAAGATAGGATAGAAGCTGGTTACAGTGATGATGGGATTGCAAATTTTTATAAGCAGTATTTTAAAAAATACGTTCCCAACGCAACAGACGAACAAATTCAAAAATATATCACTAGCAAAATAAATTTTATAAATGATACAGACAATATCAAAGTATCTTCCATAACCAAAGAAGAGCTTATAGGACAAGGTGTTTTGGATATCAAAAAAGCTATGAACGGACTAGCGCTTTTAGATGCAAACCGTCTTACGACTAGTGATATTTTGGATTATAGAAATACCGGAGAAACACTATATTATTCTATAGATACAAATGGATATAACGCTACTTTTGCAAACGATATAGCCCAAAGAAAGTATAATCCACTATGGCATTATAAAGGCGGAGAAGATAGTATGTATAATTTAAATGTCGGCTTTATAAAAGACGGTAGTGGAGTTTTAACTCTTAGCGCAGACGCGTATTTTGAAGGAAATACTATAGTAAAAAATGGGGGATTAAAACTACTTAGAACAGGCGATAAAGGTGCAGAGATCAAAAATAGCAACGTTTTTGTAGAGCAAGCCGGTACTCTAAGCGGAAATGGAATAATTTATAAAAACTTATACAACGAAGGTTCGGTTCGACCGGGAAATGAGGATTTAAGTGATTTAATCGTAAATGGAACATATACTCAAAACACGCAAGATGCATCACTTCAGATAGACGTTGCAAATTTAGCTAAAAGCAACTCAAAACTAATAGCCAATAACTATGATATCAAAAACTCAAAGCTTGTATTTATACCTCTTACAGATACATTTTATGACAAAAATACGAAAGTAGCGCTTGATCTTGGAAATTTAAAAAATTATTTAAATTCGTTTAGCACTGTAGAGTTAGAAAAATCCCTAACTTTGGATTTTGATATATCTCAAGATAGAGAAAGTATTGTATTTAAAGGAGTGAAAAACGGAGCTTATGATATAAAAAACTCAGGTATCGGAGCAAGTTTAAGAGATATTCGCTATAAACTAAATGATCCAAATTTAAATAGACAAAATCTCTACAAAGATTTTTTTAAAAACTTAGATACAAGCAAAGATATAAGCAGTGTGCAAAACATTGTAAAAAGCATAGATAATCAAAGTTATCTATCAAATATCTCAGTTTTAATAGAAGATCAAGCAAAAATCACACAAAATTATACTCTTTTTGCTATCAATAACAATTTATCAAATACGCTCTTTGCTCCAAACAATGATTATACGCAAAATAAAGAATATTTTTGGTATGCAGCTCCAAACTACAAAAAGACGAACGGCGATGAGTATAAAGGACGCAAAGTAGGAACTGATTTTGGTTTTGGAACTAGCATAAATGACAATGAGCAAATTTCGTTAAATTTAGGAGCAAGCAATACAAAAAATAAATTTAACGAATCCCACTATGAAACAGATAGTATAAATGCTGGTATAAATTATATTTATGATTTTGAAAGTTTCAAGGTGTTAAGCGCGGCTACTTTAGGATATGGCAAAAATACGTTAGATCTAAGCTCAAATCCGATTCTAAGTAGCAGCTCAAAATCAAATTATAACCATTTTATAGCAGGAGCGATGCTTGGTTTGGCAAAAGATTTTGAATTTAGTAATGTTGTTTTAACTCCGCTTAGCTACGTGAATTATAACTATATTTATCAAGAAGGATTTGATATAAATAGCGATATTTTTGCTAGAAAAGTTGATAGCATATCTCACCAAACGACTAGCATAAATGCTGGTTTAAACTTAGCTTATTTAAATAAAAATCAAAATATAACCACAAAGCTATCAAGTTACGCTCTTTATGAGTATCGTTTAAGTGGAAAAGATATCGAAAACTCATCTAAATTTATAGATTTTAGTTCTAATGGTTTTACTCAAAAATATGAGCTAAACGAACATCTACTCACCATAGGAGCAAATTTAGAAATGCTTTATCCAAATAATTTTTTCATTAGGTTCGGTGCTGCGGGTGAGATCGAAAAAAAGAGAAATAGTATAAATTTGATGACAACGATCGGAAAGATATTTTAA
- a CDS encoding carboxymuconolactone decarboxylase family protein (Pfam matches to PF02627.16 CMD, and to PF02627.16 CMD), translating to MQNRRTFLTSTAVGLGVLAMSAKADAKEQNTEKKVENLSDNAKKNYDKFFGDTNPLSKTDPEFITNHLNFAFGDLFLHSKLDDKTRIMLWLGCLIASGGLREYKRVVNAALKNGVAPNNIKEILYQSVPYVGFAKVDEFIYICNEVFRDNGVELPLKNASTTTASDREEKGLAVQRAFFGDTIDRSNAAAPNDEKHIRKFLSANCFGDYYTRDGLEPKFRELLTFVFVLSIGGADAQVKAHVVGNLNLGNTRAVLIDTVTLLIPYIGYPRSLNALSAIDEVSSV from the coding sequence ATGCAAAATCGTAGAACTTTTTTAACAAGTACCGCAGTTGGTTTAGGAGTTTTGGCAATGAGTGCTAAAGCAGACGCAAAAGAGCAAAATACTGAGAAAAAGGTGGAAAATTTGAGTGACAACGCAAAGAAAAATTACGATAAATTTTTTGGAGATACAAATCCTCTTTCAAAAACGGATCCCGAGTTTATAACAAATCATCTAAATTTTGCATTTGGCGACCTATTTTTACACTCAAAATTAGACGATAAAACTAGGATTATGCTTTGGCTTGGTTGCTTGATAGCAAGTGGCGGACTTAGAGAGTACAAAAGAGTTGTTAATGCAGCTTTAAAAAACGGTGTCGCACCAAATAATATAAAAGAAATTTTATATCAAAGCGTTCCTTACGTCGGCTTTGCAAAGGTTGATGAGTTTATCTATATTTGCAATGAAGTTTTTAGGGATAATGGTGTTGAGCTTCCTTTGAAAAATGCATCGACGACGACTGCGAGTGATAGGGAGGAAAAAGGTTTAGCCGTACAAAGAGCGTTTTTTGGTGATACTATAGATAGATCAAACGCCGCAGCTCCAAACGATGAGAAACATATACGCAAATTTCTTTCGGCTAACTGTTTTGGGGATTACTACACAAGAGACGGTTTGGAGCCTAAGTTTAGGGAGCTTTTAACGTTTGTTTTTGTGCTTAGTATAGGTGGAGCAGATGCTCAGGTAAAAGCTCACGTTGTAGGAAATTTAAATTTAGGAAACACAAGAGCGGTTCTTATAGATACGGTAACTTTGCTAATTCCTTATATCGGTTATCCAAGAAGCTTAAATGCGCTTAGTGCTATCGACGAAGTAAGTAGTGTTTGA
- a CDS encoding Cupin domain-containing protein (Pfam match to PF07883.7 Cupin_2), whose amino-acid sequence MFKKFIKCCALFVGASASAASTQSVVRSGELGGFKGDSRYFTGEVSVSMLFKSDTYRPFSGALVEFSPKARTAWHTHPAGQTLIVTKGQIYTATKNGVLQIANTGDVILCPPDVKHFHGAGLETKAAHIALTAEKDGKNVTWMEHVSDEEYEKLVKQDKKD is encoded by the coding sequence ATGTTTAAGAAATTTATAAAGTGTTGCGCGTTGTTTGTCGGTGCTAGTGCTAGTGCTGCTTCTACTCAAAGTGTAGTAAGATCAGGAGAGCTCGGAGGATTTAAAGGTGATAGTAGGTATTTTACCGGCGAAGTTAGCGTAAGTATGCTTTTTAAAAGTGATACTTATCGCCCATTTAGCGGAGCTTTGGTAGAGTTTTCGCCTAAGGCTAGAACAGCGTGGCACACTCACCCTGCAGGTCAAACTTTAATAGTAACTAAAGGACAAATTTATACTGCTACAAAAAACGGAGTATTACAAATAGCAAATACAGGCGACGTTATACTTTGTCCGCCAGACGTAAAGCATTTTCACGGCGCAGGACTTGAAACAAAAGCGGCTCATATCGCACTTACTGCAGAAAAAGATGGTAAAAACGTGACTTGGATGGAGCATGTAAGCGATGAAGAGTATGAAAAGCTGGTAAAACAAGACAAAAAGGATTAA